A stretch of Henckelia pumila isolate YLH828 chromosome 4, ASM3356847v2, whole genome shotgun sequence DNA encodes these proteins:
- the LOC140860898 gene encoding putative late blight resistance protein homolog R1A-3: MTKIGSLPNLQVLEIFHNHAEVVSEWMPIEGQFLRLKCLGSTFDHLVRWEVEKEQFPSLESLILKGARSMYEIPYGIGEIDTLQLIQLHDCGESLVDSAKRIREQQHDNGNDAFQVRIL, from the coding sequence ATGACCAAAATTGGGTCACTTCCAAATCTTCAAGTGCTCGAGATATTCCATAATCATGCAGAAGTGGTTTCCGAGTGGATGCCAATAGAAGGTCAATTTCTTCGACTCAAGTGCCTTGGTTCTACATTTGATCATTTGGTGAGGTGGGAAGTGGAAAAAGAGCAATTCCCAAGCCTCGAAAGCTTGATTCTCAAAGGTGCTAGGTCCATGTATGAGATTCCTTATGGGATTGGAGAAATCGATACACTTCAACTTATTCAGTTACATGACTGCGGCGAATCATTAGTTGATTCAGCAAAGCGAATAAGGGAGCAACAACATGACAATGGAAACGACGCTTTCCAAGTTCGTATCTTGTGA